A stretch of the Flavobacterium sp. 5 genome encodes the following:
- the alaS gene encoding alanine--tRNA ligase, whose protein sequence is MKSQDVRKQFLDFFESKGHLIVPSAPIVLKDDPTLMFNNSGMAQFKEYFLGLGTPKSKRIADTQKCLRVSGKHNDLEEVGIDTYHHTMFEMLGNWSFGDYFKKEAIHWAWELLTEVYKIPKDILYVSVFEGNAEENVPFDQEAWDIWATLIDEDRIILGNKKDNFWEMGDQGPCGPCSEIHVDIRSAEEKALVSGKSLVNNDHPHVVEIWNNVFMEFNRKADGSLEKLPAQHVDTGMGFERLCMVLQGVQSNYDTDVFTPLIREIETITGSKYTIKAKDEAEEKINIAIRVIADHVRAVAFAIADGQLPSNTGAGYVIRRILRRAIRYGFTFLDTKEPFIYKLVETLSAQMSGSFPEIRSQKALCSNVIREEESSFLRTLDQGLVLLDAVINTNSGTVIDGKKAFELYDTYGFPIDLTALILSEKGLELDEKGFQEQLQLQKERSRAASKVTAGDWNILVEDDVQEFVGYDRLKHNVKITKYRRVDSVKDGEIFQLVFNSTPFYGESGGQTGDKGYLEAQNGDIIYIIDTKKENNQTVHLTKSLPDNLTDSFTAVVDANQRAKTSSNHTATHLLHQGLRKILGTHIEQKGSMVRSASLRFDFSHFSKVTDEEIKEVEDFVNARIRESLPLIEKRAIPKDQAIEEGAMALFGEKYGDLVRMIKFGDSVELCGGTHVPNTSDIWHFKITSEGAVAAGIRRIEAITSDAAKDFFESQLISFAEIKEVLKNAVDPVKAIQTIQEENASLKKQLEVLLKDKAKNMKGELAQELQEINGVRFLAKQVDLSPEGAKDLAYELGLLGENIFLVLATADAGKPMLSCYISKELVADKKLNAGQVVRELGKYIQGGGGGQPFFATAGGKNVDGIGEALKKAIEFVK, encoded by the coding sequence ATGAAATCACAAGACGTACGCAAGCAATTCCTAGATTTTTTCGAGAGCAAAGGACATTTAATAGTTCCCTCAGCTCCAATCGTTCTTAAAGATGATCCAACCTTGATGTTCAATAATTCAGGGATGGCCCAGTTCAAAGAATACTTCTTAGGGCTTGGAACACCAAAAAGCAAAAGAATTGCCGATACACAAAAATGTCTTCGTGTTTCAGGAAAACATAATGACCTTGAGGAAGTAGGAATCGATACCTACCACCATACTATGTTCGAAATGTTGGGTAACTGGTCTTTTGGAGATTATTTTAAAAAAGAAGCCATTCACTGGGCATGGGAATTATTGACTGAAGTTTACAAAATACCTAAAGACATTCTTTATGTTTCTGTTTTTGAAGGAAACGCTGAAGAGAATGTTCCTTTTGACCAAGAAGCTTGGGATATTTGGGCAACATTAATTGATGAAGACAGAATCATTCTTGGAAACAAAAAAGATAATTTCTGGGAAATGGGAGATCAGGGACCTTGTGGACCTTGCTCTGAAATTCACGTTGATATTCGCTCTGCTGAAGAAAAAGCTCTAGTTTCAGGGAAATCTTTAGTGAATAATGATCATCCGCACGTAGTTGAAATTTGGAACAACGTATTTATGGAATTCAATCGTAAAGCCGATGGTTCTTTAGAGAAATTGCCAGCGCAACACGTAGATACAGGAATGGGATTTGAGCGTCTTTGTATGGTTTTACAAGGAGTTCAGTCGAATTATGATACAGATGTTTTTACACCACTAATCCGCGAAATTGAAACGATTACTGGGAGTAAATATACTATCAAAGCAAAAGACGAAGCCGAAGAAAAAATAAATATTGCTATCCGTGTTATTGCCGATCACGTTCGTGCAGTTGCTTTTGCAATCGCTGATGGTCAATTGCCATCTAATACGGGAGCTGGTTATGTAATTCGTAGAATTTTGCGTCGTGCTATTCGTTACGGTTTTACGTTCTTAGATACCAAAGAACCTTTTATATACAAATTGGTTGAAACTTTGAGTGCGCAAATGAGCGGATCTTTTCCAGAAATTCGTTCTCAAAAAGCATTATGTTCAAATGTGATTCGTGAGGAAGAAAGTTCTTTCTTGAGAACTTTAGATCAAGGTTTGGTATTGCTTGATGCAGTAATTAATACTAATTCAGGAACTGTAATCGATGGTAAAAAAGCATTCGAATTATACGATACATACGGTTTTCCAATCGATTTGACTGCATTGATATTGTCTGAAAAAGGATTAGAATTGGATGAAAAAGGATTCCAGGAACAATTACAATTACAAAAAGAACGTTCTCGTGCAGCTTCAAAAGTGACGGCTGGTGACTGGAATATTTTAGTTGAAGATGATGTACAGGAATTTGTGGGTTATGATCGTTTAAAACACAATGTGAAAATTACTAAATACAGAAGAGTTGATAGTGTAAAAGACGGTGAAATTTTTCAACTTGTTTTCAATTCAACACCATTTTATGGTGAAAGTGGAGGACAAACAGGAGACAAAGGATATCTTGAAGCTCAAAACGGCGACATTATCTATATTATCGATACCAAGAAAGAAAACAATCAAACGGTTCATCTTACCAAATCGCTGCCTGATAATTTAACGGATAGTTTTACGGCTGTTGTAGATGCAAATCAAAGAGCAAAAACGTCTTCTAATCATACGGCAACTCACTTGTTGCATCAAGGATTACGAAAAATATTAGGAACACATATCGAGCAAAAAGGTTCGATGGTACGTTCTGCTTCATTGCGTTTTGACTTTTCTCATTTCTCTAAAGTAACGGATGAAGAAATTAAAGAAGTAGAAGATTTCGTAAATGCTAGAATTCGTGAGAGTTTGCCATTAATCGAAAAAAGAGCGATTCCAAAAGATCAAGCAATTGAAGAAGGTGCTATGGCATTGTTTGGAGAAAAATATGGTGATTTGGTTCGTATGATTAAGTTTGGCGATTCTGTTGAATTATGTGGAGGAACACACGTGCCAAATACAAGTGATATTTGGCATTTCAAAATTACTTCAGAAGGAGCTGTGGCGGCGGGAATCCGTCGTATAGAAGCTATTACAAGCGATGCCGCTAAAGACTTTTTCGAATCGCAATTGATTTCTTTTGCAGAGATAAAAGAAGTGTTGAAAAATGCTGTAGATCCTGTAAAAGCGATTCAAACAATACAAGAGGAAAATGCTTCTTTGAAAAAACAATTGGAGGTTTTATTGAAGGATAAAGCTAAAAATATGAAAGGAGAATTAGCTCAGGAATTACAAGAAATTAATGGAGTTCGTTTCCTTGCCAAACAAGTTGATTTGAGTCCAGAAGGAGCTAAAGATTTAGCGTATGAATTAGGACTTTTAGGAGAAAATATTTTCTTAGTATTAGCTACTGCCGATGCTGGAAAACCAATGTTGTCTTGTTATATTTCTAAAGAATTAGTGGCGGATAAAAAATTAAATGCAGGTCAAGTCGTACGTGAATTAGGAAAATACATCCAAGGTGGAGGAGGAGGGCAACCTTTCTTCGCAACTGCAGGAGGTAAAAATGTAGATGGAATTGGAGAGGCTTTGAAAAAAGCAATTGAGTTTGTAAAGTAA
- a CDS encoding M23 family metallopeptidase — protein sequence MAKVKYYYDSVNLAYRKIKIRKRRKFGFAILFLLASALFGFLTFIILLNTPYFDTPKDRSLARQVENLKLNYAILNKKMDQIDDVVEDLEDRDNNLYRVYFNTAAIPLEERKAGYSNINRYAALQGYDNSKLVTSTTERIDALSKELAIQSKSLDQILKLAKAKDKLLAAIPAIQPVKNENLKQMASGFGYRTDPFTKARKMHEGMDFTAKSGTPIYATGDGVVARADNTASGYGNHIVIRHGYGYETLYGHLSKYNCRAGKSVKRGDVIGYVGSTGRSEAPHLHYEVHKNGKVVNPLNFYYGNISAIEYVAISKIANQENQSLD from the coding sequence ATGGCGAAAGTAAAATATTATTACGATTCGGTAAATCTGGCCTATAGGAAAATAAAAATCAGAAAAAGAAGAAAATTTGGATTTGCCATTCTGTTTTTATTAGCCTCGGCATTGTTTGGTTTTTTGACTTTTATAATACTATTAAATACGCCTTATTTCGATACTCCTAAGGATCGCTCCTTAGCACGTCAAGTAGAAAATTTGAAGTTAAATTATGCGATCTTAAATAAAAAAATGGATCAAATAGATGATGTAGTTGAAGATCTTGAGGATCGCGACAATAATTTATACCGTGTTTATTTCAATACTGCTGCAATTCCTTTGGAAGAGAGAAAAGCGGGTTATTCTAACATAAATCGATATGCTGCTTTGCAAGGTTACGATAATTCAAAATTGGTAACGAGTACTACAGAAAGAATAGATGCGTTGAGTAAAGAATTGGCTATACAGTCGAAATCATTGGACCAAATTTTAAAATTAGCTAAAGCTAAAGACAAATTACTGGCAGCAATTCCAGCGATACAACCGGTGAAAAATGAAAATTTAAAACAAATGGCTTCTGGTTTTGGGTACAGAACCGACCCATTTACGAAAGCCAGAAAAATGCATGAAGGAATGGATTTTACGGCCAAATCGGGAACTCCAATTTATGCAACAGGCGATGGAGTTGTGGCTAGGGCAGATAATACAGCTTCGGGTTATGGGAATCATATCGTTATAAGACATGGTTATGGATACGAAACCTTATATGGTCATTTAAGTAAATACAACTGCAGGGCTGGAAAGTCAGTAAAAAGAGGCGATGTTATAGGATACGTAGGCAGCACAGGAAGATCTGAAGCACCACACTTGCATTACGAAGTTCATAAAAATGGAAAAGTAGTTAATCCGCTTAATTTTTATTATGGCAATATTTCGGCAATAGAATACGTTGCTATTTCTAAAATTGCTAACCAGGAAAATCAATCGTTAGATTAG
- a CDS encoding MerR family transcriptional regulator, translating to MHIELSPDKRYYSIGEVAKAFDVNASLIRFWDSEFDILKPKKNAKGNRMFTPEDIKNLKLIYHLVKERGFTLEGAKTHLKEGQKKTMDKFEIISKLETIKMQLINIKNELQ from the coding sequence ATGCACATAGAATTATCACCAGATAAGAGATATTATAGCATTGGCGAAGTTGCCAAAGCATTTGATGTAAACGCTTCCCTAATTCGGTTTTGGGACAGTGAATTTGATATTCTGAAACCAAAGAAAAATGCAAAGGGAAATAGAATGTTCACTCCAGAAGACATTAAGAATCTAAAACTTATTTATCATTTGGTCAAAGAAAGAGGTTTTACTTTAGAGGGAGCCAAAACTCATCTAAAAGAAGGACAAAAGAAAACTATGGATAAATTTGAAATTATTAGTAAATTAGAAACCATAAAAATGCAGTTGATTAACATTAAAAACGAATTACAATAA
- a CDS encoding LemA family protein, with protein MRRFLPWIIGAVVIIGIYSWVKGINNTAVTLGQTVEQSWGDVQTAYQRRNDLIGNLVNTVKGAADFEKSTLTAVIEARAKATSVTVDPTNISPEQLAAFNSAQSGVSSSLSKLLVTVEKYPELKANENFLKLQDELASTENQILTARTRFNEAVMPYNTHIKTFPNSMFAGMFGFKEKAYFQSVAGAEKPVEVKF; from the coding sequence ATGAGAAGATTTTTGCCTTGGATTATCGGAGCAGTAGTAATTATTGGAATTTACAGCTGGGTTAAAGGGATAAACAATACAGCAGTTACACTTGGTCAAACCGTTGAGCAATCATGGGGAGATGTACAAACAGCTTATCAAAGAAGAAATGATCTTATTGGAAACCTAGTAAACACAGTAAAAGGTGCCGCTGATTTTGAAAAAAGTACTTTAACAGCAGTAATTGAAGCTCGTGCCAAAGCTACTTCTGTAACTGTTGATCCAACTAACATTTCACCAGAACAATTAGCAGCGTTCAACTCGGCTCAAAGTGGCGTAAGCAGTTCATTATCAAAATTATTAGTTACAGTAGAAAAATATCCAGAATTAAAAGCCAATGAAAACTTCTTAAAATTACAAGACGAATTGGCTAGTACTGAAAATCAAATCTTGACAGCTCGTACTCGTTTTAACGAAGCTGTTATGCCATATAACACGCATATCAAAACGTTCCCTAACTCTATGTTTGCTGGAATGTTTGGCTTCAAAGAAAAAGCTTATTTCCAATCAGTAGCTGGTGCTGAAAAACCTGTTGAAGTAAAATTCTAA
- a CDS encoding TPM domain-containing protein yields the protein MSKVEDFLSPEDEQEIVEAIRIAEKNTSGEIRVHIEKTTSLDAYDRALEVFQDLKMDETQLQNGVLIYMAVEDKTFVICGDKGINDIVTNTFWDSTRDVMITQFKQGNFKQGLIDGILKAGEKLKEHFPWQEGDTNELSNEISRG from the coding sequence ATGTCAAAAGTAGAAGATTTTTTAAGCCCAGAAGATGAGCAAGAAATTGTTGAGGCTATTCGTATAGCCGAAAAAAACACTTCGGGCGAAATTAGAGTACATATAGAGAAAACGACTTCGCTTGATGCCTATGATCGTGCCTTGGAAGTTTTTCAAGATTTAAAAATGGATGAGACCCAATTACAAAATGGTGTTTTAATCTATATGGCTGTCGAGGACAAAACTTTTGTTATTTGTGGAGACAAAGGCATAAATGATATTGTAACCAATACTTTTTGGGACAGTACTCGTGATGTCATGATTACACAATTTAAACAGGGGAATTTTAAACAAGGATTAATCGATGGTATCTTAAAAGCTGGAGAAAAACTCAAAGAGCATTTTCCTTGGCAAGAAGGAGACACCAATGAATTATCTAACGAAATATCAAGAGGATAA
- a CDS encoding YgcG family protein encodes MELRQKSESRKSKVESQKTKTEWKLIFYVFLFLNSNFLFAQFDIPEKPSFQTSVYDYANVLSPQEKAQLEEKLIKYSDSTTTQIVVITIESLKNEDVSQLATKWGQTWGIGGTAKDDNGVIILLAKAERKIAINPGYGLEDKLTAGTGGEIIRNIIIPEFKAGSYYRGLDKGTDALFDVFKGKYKGERKQQTKGKDFPVFPIIVIVIIVLILLSKNKGGGSGNSGNRGGGGPSLMDVILLSSLGRGSGGGFGGGSSGGGFGGGGFGGGFGGGGFSGGGSSGGW; translated from the coding sequence ATGGAACTAAGACAAAAGTCAGAAAGTCGAAAGTCAAAAGTCGAAAGTCAGAAAACAAAAACTGAGTGGAAATTAATTTTTTATGTTTTCCTTTTCTTAAACAGTAATTTTCTATTTGCACAATTTGACATTCCGGAAAAGCCTAGTTTTCAAACTTCGGTATATGATTATGCAAATGTTTTAAGCCCGCAGGAAAAAGCACAGCTCGAAGAAAAGCTAATCAAATACTCTGATTCTACCACTACTCAAATTGTTGTAATCACTATAGAGAGTCTCAAAAATGAAGACGTAAGTCAATTGGCAACCAAATGGGGACAAACATGGGGAATTGGAGGAACTGCAAAAGACGATAACGGTGTTATAATACTTTTGGCAAAAGCCGAAAGAAAAATAGCGATAAATCCTGGTTATGGACTTGAAGATAAATTAACTGCTGGAACTGGTGGTGAAATCATACGAAATATTATTATTCCCGAATTTAAAGCAGGCAGTTATTATCGTGGTTTAGACAAAGGAACCGATGCTCTTTTTGATGTTTTTAAAGGAAAATACAAAGGAGAGCGCAAACAACAAACCAAAGGAAAAGATTTTCCTGTTTTCCCGATCATTGTCATCGTTATCATCGTTTTGATATTGCTATCCAAAAATAAAGGTGGTGGCAGCGGAAACTCTGGCAACCGTGGTGGTGGCGGTCCCAGCCTAATGGATGTTATCCTTCTAAGCAGTCTCGGAAGAGGCAGCGGTGGCGGATTTGGAGGAGGATCTTCAGGCGGTGGATTTGGAGGCGGTGGCTTCGGCGGAGGTTTTGGTGGTGGTGGATTCTCTGGTGGAGGCTCTAGTGGAGGCTGGTAA
- a CDS encoding TonB-dependent receptor has translation MSKFYYFILLVFICSYVSAQNSISLKGKVIDETTKSPIESATVYLSSIKDSTVIAYTITDKFGKFDFKTKKSNKPLHLKVSFVSYQDYKIELKSIEEGKDFGTIALKEAVKSLDEVVVRSQAPPIRIKKDTLEFNVSSFKVRPDANVETLLKQLPGVEIDSDGKITVNGKEVNQILVNGKPFFDKDGKIALQNLPSDIIKKVQITDTKTKKEENTGAVSSSNNASINLTIDEDKNKGFFGKFMGGAGSDSRYESSALVNYFKNKRKISVLASSNNINSTGFSMDEIFDNMGGGRNTNVWMNSNGTFGINGRQFGSGNGITRSDLVGINYSDEWRKDLDATLSYFYSAANTKNDNITNQVNFLPSGDFATRSNFSSNEDRYTHNIASVFEFKIDSTTSIILEPNFTKANSKKGIVSEQFSFDAQDALLNSSTSDNFYENDLNGFTNTLSFTKSFKKKGKFLSIVFRNDNSVNTNDDYIDSKTVFNQDGKPDDIRKQLNETKNIRDNYFTEIEFTQPVTDSLKVKLGVEYKFEQKKDNRDSFDYDENNKSYSVVNDELTNIFNSTENTFSPNTGIILNKKKVNLYLNLGTTIINFDNKGDYLNVVTSLNKEYVLPYTNAYASYAFSNNKNISVNYNYSYNLPTSKQVLPIEDLADPLNTFIGNPNLDLNKNHGIYLSYRNFDFATRSGYGLYSGGNFYDNQVVASVSYDDNRKRTTTYENVAGTYNSWLGFYWNKTIKNEAHTFKYGLRLNNNFNFSKGFTDDELYTAKSYVFSPRINFGYDYGEILSINPSYEYSYNKTSFTNYNVDQADYFTHKLNLQVTNYWPKNWTFGNDFGYTYNSNISPGFKKDFFLWNTSLAYSFFEKKFMAKVKVYDLLNQNQSATRMITPTTIVDEQNTVLKRYVMFSLTYKLEKFAGKEKKSNRMMF, from the coding sequence ATGTCGAAATTTTACTATTTTATCTTACTGGTTTTTATTTGTTCTTATGTATCTGCACAAAATTCAATTTCTCTAAAAGGAAAAGTTATTGATGAAACTACAAAATCTCCAATTGAATCGGCAACGGTCTATCTTTCCAGCATAAAAGATTCAACAGTTATTGCTTATACTATTACTGATAAATTTGGAAAATTTGATTTTAAAACAAAAAAAAGCAATAAGCCATTACATTTAAAAGTGTCTTTTGTTTCTTATCAAGATTATAAAATTGAATTAAAAAGTATTGAAGAAGGTAAAGATTTTGGAACAATAGCCCTAAAAGAAGCCGTGAAATCACTCGATGAAGTGGTGGTGAGAAGTCAAGCTCCGCCAATTAGAATTAAGAAAGATACATTAGAATTTAATGTGTCATCGTTTAAAGTTCGACCAGATGCCAATGTTGAAACTTTATTAAAACAATTACCTGGGGTTGAGATTGATTCCGATGGAAAAATCACCGTTAACGGAAAAGAAGTAAATCAAATTTTAGTAAATGGAAAACCTTTTTTTGATAAAGATGGGAAAATTGCCTTGCAAAATTTGCCTTCGGACATCATCAAGAAAGTTCAGATTACGGATACTAAAACAAAGAAAGAAGAGAATACAGGTGCAGTATCTAGCTCTAATAATGCTAGTATCAATTTGACTATTGACGAGGATAAAAACAAAGGTTTTTTTGGAAAATTTATGGGAGGAGCGGGGTCAGATTCTCGATATGAAAGTAGTGCACTCGTAAATTATTTTAAAAATAAAAGGAAGATTAGTGTTCTAGCTTCATCCAATAATATTAATTCTACGGGGTTTTCTATGGATGAAATTTTTGACAACATGGGAGGAGGAAGAAATACTAATGTTTGGATGAATAGTAATGGTACATTTGGAATTAATGGAAGGCAGTTTGGAAGTGGAAACGGTATTACTCGCTCCGATTTAGTTGGAATCAATTACTCTGATGAATGGAGGAAAGACTTAGACGCCACATTAAGTTATTTTTATTCTGCTGCTAATACTAAAAATGACAACATAACGAATCAGGTCAATTTTTTGCCTTCAGGTGATTTTGCTACAAGATCTAATTTTAGCTCAAATGAAGACAGATATACTCACAATATTGCATCAGTTTTCGAATTTAAAATAGATTCTACAACATCAATTATACTTGAGCCTAATTTTACCAAAGCCAATTCTAAAAAAGGTATTGTTTCAGAACAATTTTCATTCGATGCTCAAGATGCATTGCTTAACTCGAGTACTTCTGATAACTTTTATGAAAATGATTTAAATGGGTTTACTAATACTTTATCCTTCACTAAATCATTTAAAAAGAAAGGTAAATTTCTAAGTATAGTTTTTAGAAATGATAACTCTGTCAATACAAATGATGATTATATTGACTCTAAAACGGTTTTTAACCAAGATGGAAAGCCAGACGATATTCGAAAGCAGCTTAATGAAACTAAAAATATACGAGATAATTATTTTACAGAAATTGAGTTTACTCAGCCAGTTACCGATTCTCTAAAAGTGAAATTAGGGGTTGAATATAAATTTGAGCAAAAGAAAGATAATAGAGATTCTTTTGATTATGATGAGAATAATAAATCCTATTCTGTTGTTAATGATGAATTGACGAATATTTTTAATTCCACCGAAAATACATTTTCACCAAATACGGGTATAATTTTAAATAAGAAAAAAGTTAATTTATATTTAAACCTAGGAACAACGATAATAAACTTTGATAATAAAGGTGATTATTTGAATGTTGTTACGAGTTTAAATAAAGAATATGTCTTGCCTTATACTAATGCTTATGCTTCTTACGCGTTTTCTAACAATAAAAATATATCGGTAAATTATAATTATTCATATAATCTCCCTACATCGAAACAAGTGCTGCCGATAGAAGATTTGGCGGATCCATTAAATACTTTTATAGGGAATCCAAATCTTGATTTGAATAAAAATCATGGTATTTATTTGTCGTATCGAAATTTTGATTTTGCTACTCGCTCTGGTTACGGACTTTATTCAGGAGGGAATTTTTATGATAATCAAGTTGTGGCTTCTGTGAGTTATGATGATAATAGAAAACGAACTACAACCTATGAAAATGTTGCTGGAACGTATAATTCTTGGCTAGGTTTTTATTGGAATAAAACTATTAAAAACGAAGCTCATACATTTAAGTATGGATTACGATTGAATAATAATTTCAACTTTTCAAAAGGATTTACGGATGATGAATTGTACACTGCAAAAAGCTATGTATTTTCTCCAAGAATAAATTTCGGGTATGATTATGGAGAAATTTTATCAATAAATCCATCATATGAGTATTCTTATAATAAAACGAGTTTTACAAATTATAATGTAGATCAGGCAGATTATTTTACACATAAACTCAATCTTCAAGTAACAAATTATTGGCCTAAAAATTGGACGTTTGGTAACGATTTTGGATATACTTATAATTCGAATATATCTCCAGGATTTAAAAAAGATTTTTTCTTGTGGAATACTAGTTTAGCATATAGTTTTTTCGAAAAGAAATTTATGGCAAAAGTAAAAGTGTATGACCTTCTAAATCAAAATCAAAGCGCCACGAGAATGATAACTCCAACAACTATTGTAGATGAGCAAAACACGGTATTAAAACGTTACGTAATGTTTTCATTGACTTATAAACTTGAAAAGTTTGCAGGAAAAGAGAAAAAATCCAATAGAATGATGTTTTAA
- a CDS encoding Rrf2 family transcriptional regulator, with the protein MLSHKTKYALKALLYLAKQDENHISKTIEIAEEASIPKKFLEQILLDLKRGHFVGSKQGKYGGYYLLKDKSTITLADIHRLFDGAIALLPCASLNFYEPCSDCKTESECNLRHGLMIIRDETLKAMQGITIASLVNK; encoded by the coding sequence ATGCTTTCACATAAAACCAAATATGCTCTTAAAGCACTACTCTATTTAGCAAAACAAGATGAAAACCATATTTCAAAAACTATTGAAATAGCGGAAGAAGCTTCTATTCCTAAAAAGTTTTTGGAACAAATTTTGTTGGATTTAAAAAGAGGTCATTTCGTAGGAAGTAAACAAGGAAAGTATGGTGGTTATTATCTTTTAAAAGACAAATCAACAATTACTTTAGCCGATATTCACCGATTATTTGATGGAGCTATTGCTTTATTACCTTGTGCTTCATTAAACTTTTACGAACCTTGTTCTGACTGTAAAACAGAATCCGAATGCAATTTACGTCACGGTTTGATGATTATTAGAGATGAAACTTTAAAAGCAATGCAAGGAATTACAATTGCTTCTTTAGTTAACAAATAA